TTTTGCAGAATTGGAACAAAAAGAATGCTCGAGATTTTAGAAAGAATTACTTTAGGAGAAGGAAAAGAAAACGATATTGAATTACTCGAAGATTTGGCATTAAAAATTAAAAAAAACAGCCTGTGCGGATTAGGGCAGACGGCACCAAATCCTGTACTTACTACTATTAAATATTTCAGGGAAGAATATGAAGCACACATCAAAGAAAAAAAATGCCCGGCACTTAGTTGTGCAGCTTTAATAGAATACAGGATAGATCCTTCTAAATGCACCGGTTGTACTGTTTGTGAAAAAAAATGCCCTGTGAATGCGATAACAGGTGAGCGAAAAAAACTACATTTTATTGATCAGGAAGTTTGTATTAAATGTGGCTTATGCTATGATGCTTGTAAGTTTGACTCTATTCTGAAAATATAAATATATCTTTTGCAGATGACGAATATAAAAATTACTATAAACAATAAAGAAATTAATACTGTTTCCGGAAAGACTATTCTTGAGGTGGTTAATGATCATAAAATTGATACCATACCTACACTATGCCATGATGAAAGAATACCACCTTTTGGATCATGTTTTTTATGTGTTGTTGAAATAAAAGGTGTTGAAAAGTTAGTTCCTTCTTGTTCTACACCAATTTCTGACGGGATGGAGATATATACTGATAATGAAAAGATACGAAGTTCAAGAAAAACAGCTCTGGAACTTCTTTTCTCAAATCATTATGCAGATTGTGTGGGTCCCTGTAAAAATGATTGTCCGGCAGGAGTTGATGTTCAGGGTTATCTTGCACTTATTTCAATGAAAGAATACCGTGAAGCACTTATGTTAATTAAACAGAACAATCCAATGCCTATTTCCATTGGCAGGATTTGCGTACGTCATTGTGAATTAGCTTGCCGAAGAAATATTATTGATGAGCCAGTAGCTATCAATGCACTAAAAAGATATGTTGCAGATCTTGATAATAATTTATGGATTCCTCAGATTAAAAACAAAAAAAACAAAAAAGTTGCCGTAGTAGGAGGAGGCCCATCTGGACTTACCTGTGCATATTACCTGGCAATTGAAGGTTATTCTGTTACTATTTTTGAAAAACTACCCGAGCTTGGCGGTATGTTGCGTTATGGAATACCTGAATATAGATTGCCAAAAAAAGTTTTAGATTCTGAAATACAATGGATTTTGAATTTGGGTATTGATGTGAAAAAAGGTATTGAAATGGGACGCGATTTTTCTACTAAAGAGTTACATAATAATGGTTTTGACGCAATTTATCTCGCTGTTGGTGCCCATAAGGCTATGGGCATGCGACTTGATAATGAGGATGTTACAGAAGGAGTAATTAAAGGGATTGATTTTCTACGAAATGTTGAATTAAATGGATCGGTAAATTTACATGGCACAGTTGCTGTAGTTGGTGGAGGAAATACTGCAATTGATGCTGCCAGGACATCTTTACGGTGCGGAGCTGATCATGTATGTATTATTTACCGAAGATCATTAAATGAAATGCCTGCACACATTGAAGAAATTGACGCGGCAAAAGAAGAAGGAATTGAAATACAGTTTCTTACGAATCCCACATCAATTATTCAGGAAAACGGAAAGCTCAAAGCTGTTGAGTGTTTGAAAATGGAGCTTGTTGATGCAGGAGCAGGTAAAAGACCAAAGCCTGTACCAATTAAGGATTCGGAATTTATATTTGATTATGACTATCTGATAGCTGCAATTGGTCAGCAAATTGATACTTTATTTATTAAAAAAGAAAAAGATATTTTACTCAATAAATGGGACAATATTATTGTAAATGAAGAATCGATGCAAACTCAAATTCCTTATGTGTTTGCAGGTGGAGATGCAGTTACCGGGCCATTAACAGCGATTAGCGGAATTCATCAGGGGAAAATCGCCTCTCAGGCAATTGAAAAATATTTAAGTGGTCAAAATCCAAAAGTAACGAATAATTCATTTTTAAGTTTTAAACATATTCTGAATAAAATTCCCGAAAGTGAATATGTAAATGTACCAAAAATACAACGGGAGAAAATGCCCGTTTTACCAATTAAAAATCGAAATAATTTTCATGAAGTTGAACTGGGTTTTTCCTTAGATCAGGTTTGTTCCGAAGCTAAACGATGCCTTGAATGTGGATGTTCCGAATTTTACGATTGTTCACTTAGAAAATATGCTGACCAGTTTGAAATAGATATTTCAAATTTTATTGGGGGATTTAGAAAATATGTTGTTGATGATCGTCATCCTTTTATTGTTTTTGATCCAAATAAATGTATTAATTGTGGCAAATGTGTTAGAACTTGTTCGGAGATATTGAAGATTTCTGCTATAGGATTTGTGAACCGTGGATTTCAAACTGTGGTTAAGCCTGCAATGGAAAAAGCGCTTATTGAAACAAATTGTGTGTCTTGTGGAAATTGTATTGATGCCTGTCCAACAGGAGCTATTACAGAAAAACATTTGTTCAAAATAATTGGAACATTGAAGAAAATCAATTTAGAATCCGTATGTAGCTTTTGTTCAATCGGTTGTAAAATCAACTTCAAAGTTATTAATAACAGGATGTTTTATATTTCAAATACTACTGAAGAAATAGCAAAAACTCACAATAATGGATATTTGTGTGTTAAAGGAAGGTTTGGACATCGTTTTTTTACTGAAACACGAAGAATATCTGAACCTTTGATTCTTAAAAATAATGAATATATTCAAACCGGTTATGAAAAAACATTGAACCATATTTCCGTTAAGCTTAAAAAGATAATTAATAAATACGGGAATGATGCAGTAGCAGTTTTTGGTTCACCTCAAATGTCGAACGAAGAATTATATCTTTTACAAAAATTTGCACGTATAGGACTCAAAACCAACCATGTCGATTGTCTTTCCAGTCTTTTATACAGTAATTGTAATAACGATCTTGATGATATTTTAGGATATACATCTTCAACAATTAATATTGATGAAATTCAAAATGCGGATATCATTGTAGCAATAAATTCAAATTTATCAGAAGAAAATCTGATAATGGAGCTTAAAATTAAAGAAGCTCAAAAAAAAGGCGCAAAATTTATTTTTGTGAATTCTGCTGAAATTAAAGCAACTAAATTCGCTGATCTTTGGATTGATTCTAAAAAAGGAACAAATACTGTCCTTATTAACAGTATAATAAATGAAATTATTAAAAGAAAATTATTTGATGCTTCACATATTAAAGACATTGACAGATTCCATGATTTATGCAATATGGTTTCAGACTATACCTCTGATGAAGTGTGTAATATTACAGGAATAGATCATAATAAGTATAAAGAAATTTCTGATTTATTATTAAACAAAAAAGCCAAAATTGTTTTTATTTATGATATTGATTCTAAAAGAGAGAAATCCATAAATGATCTTAAAGCAATAGGTAATTTTTTGCTATTAACTAACAGGTTTTATAAAAATAATAATGGACTACTTATTTTACGCGATTACTTAAATTCAACAGGGCTACAGGCTATGGGTTTATCTTCGTCTTACTTGCCGGGTTTTGTTAGGATTGATGATACAAAAGAGATTAGTAGAATTTTTAAAGAGTGGAATACTACTCCAAAAAAAGTGTTCAAACCGACCAAGTTCAAAGAAAAATTATTAAAAGGAGAAATTAAAGCAGTATTGATATTTGGTGAAGATCCGTTAATTGATCTTAATAATATTAAATATTTTAGTAATATTGAGTTTATGGTTGTTAGCGATCTCGTATTAACAAAAACAGCAAAAAATGCTAATGTTTTTATACCATCCACATCTGTTCTTGAAAACTGCGGATCATATACACGCTGTGATGGTATTATACAATTTACAAAGCCTGTGATTTTATCTAAAAATAATTTGCAGAACTGGGAAATAATAACAAATTTAGCTAAATCTTTTAGTAATGAATTTAATTATGTGTCGGTTAACGAAGTAACTGATGAATATTTAAAGATAAACAGTGCTTGTATTAAGGCTTGCACTAATTCGAAAACATCAACTATTCAAATAAATAATGATAATTTAAATAAAAAGCCTGGTTTTTTGATTTATAATATTGATATTTCACCTTTTAAGCCAGGCAGACAAAAAATACTTTGTTTGGAGAATTATTATGAATCAAAAATAAAAACCAAAACGAATAAGTATTATTAATATGGTTAATATTTCGAAATTTCGTTTAGCAATTGATTTAATGAGCAATATTATATTGTTTGATAAAAATGAGCAAATTGTTTATGCAGGAATTGAAATTGTTAACTCTCTTGAAAAATCGGGAATTAATTTAAGTGAATTAAAGTTTTCAAAAAAAACAGAAGGTACAGTCAGGAAACAATTGATTGATGAAATAAAAAAAGTCAGAAATAATCAAATTCCTGTATGTTTCAGATTTGATAATATTAAATCTGATTTTTATATATTCCCATCTAACCTTGATAATTCGGACTATATTGCATTATCTACCAGAAGAAAAATAAACCAGATCAATAAAATTGAGCATGATTTAACAGAAAGAGTAAAAGAGTTAGAATGCCTTTATAATATCAGCCACGAAATAGAAGTGTCAAAAAATCCGGATACAATAATTAATAATATAACCTACCATTTGCGTCAAGGTTTTCAATTTCCTGAAATTACTACTGTATATTTTCAGATAAAAGGAACTAAATACGGGAACGGAAGCTGTGATAGTGTCACTGCAGCAAGGACTTTAACAGAGAATATTTATCTGAACAAAAAAATAATAGGTAATATCAAAGTTTGTTATAATAAAAATGAAAAATTCCTAAAAGAAGAAAAACAACTTTTAAAAGAAATATCAGGTAAAATTTCAAGAGCAATTGAAAAATATCGAAAAACCCGGCATCTTGAGAAACAAAGAAAAATACTTTTATTGAAAAATCGTAAACTAATAAAACTAACCGAAGAGTGCAACGAAAGAAAGGAGAGCCTTCGTATTTTTTTTAATGCAATAACTGATATAATTATAGTTATAGATTCAGATATGAATATTATCATGTCCAATAATGAAACAATCGGAAATGTTGGGAAATGTTATAAAAAAATATTTAACAAGGATGATGTTTGTGAAAATTGTCCGTCAATTTATACTTTTAAAAAAGGAAAACCCAGATTGCTTGAGACAAAGCATGGTGAAAAAAGTTATTTATTGCACTCTAACCCCATCTTTAATAATAAAGGAATTGTTAACCGCGTATTGGAGGTTTGCCACGATACTACAAAGGAAAAACAAATGGAGTTTCAGTTAATACAATCTAACAAACTGGCTTCTTTGGGGAAATTAGTTGCGGGAATTGCACATGAAATAAACAACCCAAATACATTTATCCTTGGCAATATTAAAATAATCAAAGAAGCATTTACAGATATTTTACCAATTTTAGACCAATACTATCATGAAAATGATGAATTAAAAATCGCAAGGCTTAATTATTCTCTTTTCAAAGAAAATATAGAAGTATTAATGGAAGATATGGAAAATGGGGCTCAAAGAATGAAAAAAATAGTTGAAGATTTGCGAAATTTTGCTAAAAAAGATGATGGGTCAATGGAAGATTTGGTAGAAATAAATACAGTGATTAAAAATAGTTTAAGGCTTGTATCAAACCAGATAAAACGCAATGCTGAATTGAAACTTGAACTATCAAACAAAATTCCTCAATTTGTTGGTAATAATCAGAAACTTGAACAGGTTGTTGTAAATATGGCTCTTAATGCTTTACAAGCTCTTGGAAATAAAAAAGGCCTCATAAAAATTAGTTCTGAGTATAATAAAATTGATAAAGAAATTGTAGTAAAAATTTCTGACAATGGTATTGGAATAGATAATGAAAGTTGTCAATATATTTTTGATCCTTTTTTTACTACAAAAAGAAATTATGGTGGTACCGGATTAGGATTATCAATTTGTTATAAAATTATAAAGGAGCATCATGGAAGAATTGAAGTTGAATCAAAAGTAAATGAAGGCACTACATTTAAATTAATTTTACCGGTAAATAAATAAGTAATGATAAAGATATTGGTAATTGATGATAACCAGGCAATTTTGAACTTTTTAAAAGTTATTTTACTTCAACAGGAAAAGTATGAAGTACAAACTTTAAAAGAAAGCAAGAATGCCTTTAATATTTTAAAAACTCAAAGATTTGACTTCCTGATTCTGGATATGGACATGCCAAAAGTCACAGGATTGGATATTCTAAAATTTATTAATGAAGAGAAAATTGAAATTATAACAATTGTTTTAACAGGAGTAGAAGATATTGACCTTGCAATCTCTGCTATGAAACTTGGCACATTTGATTATATGTTAAAGCCGGTCGATGAAAAAAAGTTATTAACAACGTTAAATACAATAACGAAAGAAATTAAATTAAGTAAATCCGATATTGAAACAAGCAAAAAAATATCATTAAAGCATTTAAAACATAAAGAAGCTTTTAGTAAAATTATTACAAAGGATGAAAACATGTTGAAAATGTTTTTTATAATTGAGAAATATGCAATGGTCAAT
The sequence above is a segment of the Bacteroidales bacterium genome. Coding sequences within it:
- a CDS encoding molybdopterin-dependent oxidoreductase, whose translation is MTNIKITINNKEINTVSGKTILEVVNDHKIDTIPTLCHDERIPPFGSCFLCVVEIKGVEKLVPSCSTPISDGMEIYTDNEKIRSSRKTALELLFSNHYADCVGPCKNDCPAGVDVQGYLALISMKEYREALMLIKQNNPMPISIGRICVRHCELACRRNIIDEPVAINALKRYVADLDNNLWIPQIKNKKNKKVAVVGGGPSGLTCAYYLAIEGYSVTIFEKLPELGGMLRYGIPEYRLPKKVLDSEIQWILNLGIDVKKGIEMGRDFSTKELHNNGFDAIYLAVGAHKAMGMRLDNEDVTEGVIKGIDFLRNVELNGSVNLHGTVAVVGGGNTAIDAARTSLRCGADHVCIIYRRSLNEMPAHIEEIDAAKEEGIEIQFLTNPTSIIQENGKLKAVECLKMELVDAGAGKRPKPVPIKDSEFIFDYDYLIAAIGQQIDTLFIKKEKDILLNKWDNIIVNEESMQTQIPYVFAGGDAVTGPLTAISGIHQGKIASQAIEKYLSGQNPKVTNNSFLSFKHILNKIPESEYVNVPKIQREKMPVLPIKNRNNFHEVELGFSLDQVCSEAKRCLECGCSEFYDCSLRKYADQFEIDISNFIGGFRKYVVDDRHPFIVFDPNKCINCGKCVRTCSEILKISAIGFVNRGFQTVVKPAMEKALIETNCVSCGNCIDACPTGAITEKHLFKIIGTLKKINLESVCSFCSIGCKINFKVINNRMFYISNTTEEIAKTHNNGYLCVKGRFGHRFFTETRRISEPLILKNNEYIQTGYEKTLNHISVKLKKIINKYGNDAVAVFGSPQMSNEELYLLQKFARIGLKTNHVDCLSSLLYSNCNNDLDDILGYTSSTINIDEIQNADIIVAINSNLSEENLIMELKIKEAQKKGAKFIFVNSAEIKATKFADLWIDSKKGTNTVLINSIINEIIKRKLFDASHIKDIDRFHDLCNMVSDYTSDEVCNITGIDHNKYKEISDLLLNKKAKIVFIYDIDSKREKSINDLKAIGNFLLLTNRFYKNNNGLLILRDYLNSTGLQAMGLSSSYLPGFVRIDDTKEISRIFKEWNTTPKKVFKPTKFKEKLLKGEIKAVLIFGEDPLIDLNNIKYFSNIEFMVVSDLVLTKTAKNANVFIPSTSVLENCGSYTRCDGIIQFTKPVILSKNNLQNWEIITNLAKSFSNEFNYVSVNEVTDEYLKINSACIKACTNSKTSTIQINNDNLNKKPGFLIYNIDISPFKPGRQKILCLENYYESKIKTKTNKYY